From one Candidatus Cetobacterium colombiensis genomic stretch:
- a CDS encoding ATP-dependent helicase, with protein MNDNYLKNVYLKDIEISENFKNLLISNLNFDQLIAVINLKGYFLIIAGAGSGKTRVIIYRTILLLKLQIPEKNILVLTFTRKATNEIKNRLNSFFPNSNVQIETFHSLAYKLLKKFSSNKTFKLLTPEDFFILSKNCSSYKKISKLLKKDALVKLFNKTESEILNDFYFKKLNKTSQADFIFFLNELNSLKVKDNIYSFSDLLTELLKLLELNLIPINFEYIMIDEYQDTDIIQVKILKLLAKKNNLMAVGDDFQSIYSFKGALIENILNFSKDFSSVKTFILKENYRSSPEILNLSNEFSKSLKQCFRKKLITKNSSIKKPTLSIFKSHSDEIIYIYNKIKQILEENKLASITILFRNFIYMKEFIKYFKELKLNFSIISNPFLENIFKDESFTNNSNINLLTIHSSKGLEWDYVFIPLLLDGIIPSCIGENINLEEEKRLFYVALTRAKKEIFLSYSLNFYNEYGFFSIPSPFIDNINSNFFNIKRG; from the coding sequence ATGAATGATAATTATCTAAAAAATGTATACTTAAAAGATATAGAAATTTCAGAAAATTTTAAAAACCTGCTAATTTCTAATTTGAATTTTGATCAATTAATTGCCGTAATAAATTTAAAAGGTTATTTTTTAATTATAGCTGGAGCTGGCTCTGGTAAAACAAGAGTAATTATTTACAGAACAATCTTGTTACTCAAATTACAAATTCCTGAAAAAAATATTTTAGTTTTAACTTTTACTCGAAAAGCCACAAACGAAATTAAAAATAGATTAAATTCATTTTTTCCTAATTCAAATGTACAAATTGAAACTTTTCATTCTTTAGCATATAAACTTTTAAAAAAATTTAGTTCGAATAAAACATTTAAACTCTTAACTCCTGAAGATTTTTTTATTTTATCTAAAAATTGCTCTTCTTATAAAAAAATATCAAAACTTCTAAAAAAAGATGCTCTGGTAAAACTTTTCAATAAAACAGAAAGTGAAATTTTAAATGATTTTTATTTTAAGAAATTAAACAAAACTTCTCAAGCTGATTTTATATTTTTTCTTAATGAATTAAATTCACTAAAAGTTAAAGATAACATTTATAGTTTTTCGGATTTACTTACTGAGCTTTTAAAATTATTAGAATTAAATTTAATTCCAATTAATTTTGAGTATATAATGATTGATGAATATCAAGACACTGATATCATTCAAGTTAAAATTTTAAAACTTTTGGCAAAAAAAAATAACCTTATGGCTGTAGGTGACGACTTTCAAAGTATCTATAGTTTTAAAGGAGCCTTAATTGAAAATATTTTGAATTTCTCTAAAGATTTTTCAAGTGTTAAAACATTCATTTTAAAAGAAAATTATCGTAGTTCACCTGAAATTTTAAATTTATCTAATGAATTTTCAAAATCTTTAAAACAATGTTTTAGAAAAAAGCTTATTACTAAAAATTCTTCTATCAAAAAACCCACTTTAAGTATTTTTAAATCACACTCTGATGAAATTATTTATATTTATAACAAAATTAAACAGATTTTAGAAGAAAACAAACTAGCTAGTATTACAATATTATTTAGAAATTTTATCTATATGAAGGAATTCATTAAATATTTTAAAGAATTAAAACTTAATTTTAGTATTATTTCTAATCCATTTTTAGAAAATATTTTTAAAGATGAATCTTTTACTAATAATTCTAATATAAACCTTTTGACAATACATAGTTCTAAAGGACTAGAGTGGGATTATGTATTTATACCCCTTTTATTAGACGGCATTATTCCAAGCTGTATCGGAGAGAACATTAATTTAGAAGAAGAAAAACGATTGTTTTATGTTGCTTTAACCAGAGCTAAAAAAGAGATTTTTTTATCTTATTCTTTAAATTTTTATAATGAATATGGATTTTTTTCTATTCCCTCTCCTTTTATTGATAATATAAACTCTAATTTTTTCAATATTAAAAGAGGGTAA
- a CDS encoding DNA polymerase III subunit delta, with amino-acid sequence MFYFIYGDTPLPLKYEELVEKIKKSFPSIPVKIFDASQGEEEDFLGSISINSMFVAKELIVLKRAEKIKKLENVLKIVEEYDLSKKEVIVVYEEELNDYGKAINEVGKRVLTNAEKIGKIIVARKANEKKGIQFFIEKELEISEYESEKLSEILGEDFFKVKNEVEKIKNFLNGKTFILDKVLPILSISDEYNLKKLTEDFLITDNLSLLLDYLRKNKEYMLFAYLISEEMILALKLLNLKKSGELKDNISYNDFKGNVYEKIKKYFKTNRGYMREYPIFLKLKYISLFNEEFLLEKIENLLRVEFSIKNGEIEENIGMEKFIIEFKKGRG; translated from the coding sequence ATGTTTTATTTTATTTATGGTGATACTCCTCTTCCATTAAAATATGAAGAATTAGTTGAGAAAATAAAAAAATCTTTTCCAAGTATTCCGGTAAAAATATTTGATGCAAGTCAAGGAGAGGAAGAAGATTTTTTAGGAAGTATTTCGATTAATTCAATGTTTGTGGCAAAGGAATTGATTGTATTAAAAAGAGCGGAAAAAATAAAAAAACTGGAAAATGTACTTAAAATAGTTGAAGAATATGATCTTAGTAAAAAAGAAGTTATAGTTGTTTATGAAGAAGAGCTAAATGATTATGGAAAAGCTATAAATGAAGTAGGAAAAAGAGTTTTAACAAATGCAGAAAAAATAGGGAAAATTATAGTTGCAAGAAAAGCCAATGAAAAGAAAGGGATACAATTTTTTATAGAAAAAGAACTAGAAATTTCAGAGTATGAATCGGAAAAATTATCTGAAATTTTAGGAGAAGATTTTTTTAAAGTAAAAAACGAAGTTGAAAAGATAAAAAACTTTTTAAATGGAAAAACATTTATATTGGATAAGGTACTACCTATTTTATCAATTAGCGATGAATATAATTTAAAAAAATTAACAGAAGACTTTTTAATAACTGATAATTTAAGTTTGTTATTAGATTACTTAAGAAAGAATAAGGAATATATGTTATTTGCTTATTTAATCTCAGAGGAAATGATACTTGCTCTAAAATTATTAAACTTAAAAAAGAGTGGAGAACTAAAAGATAATATATCTTACAATGATTTTAAAGGTAATGTATATGAAAAAATAAAAAAATATTTTAAAACGAATAGAGGATATATGAGAGAGTATCCAATTTTCTTAAAGTTAAAATATATTTCTTTGTTTAATGAAGAATTTTTATTGGAAAAAATAGAAAATCTATTGAGAGTAGAGTTTTCTATAAAAAATGGTGAGATTGAAGAAAATATTGGAATGGAAAAATTTATAATAGAATTTAAAAAGGGAAGAGGGTAA
- a CDS encoding heavy metal translocating P-type ATPase, translated as MKKEYDIINLHCGGCASKIQYELDRLENLKDVNVDFYTKKLKFTLINNQDESELLQKLNEIADKVEPGTYFQSTSSQEKFTEENDHNHVHSHGHSHSGELGSKLDLIILTVGVTLFVVGLTLPKSLQKDIILIIAYGLSGYDILFNALKNIKRGKVLDENFLMGIATVGALGLGDFGEAAGVMIFYKIGEFFQDMAVNNSKKSIEKLMSIKPEFANLKNKNGTVETVNPSKVNIGDILIVKPGEKVPLDGTVVVGSTTLDKSALTGESVPVVSEVGDEVLSGSINIDGTIEIKVTRLYSDSTVNKIIEMVQSAGSKKAHAEKFITKFARYYTPIVVFLAVSIGLGLPLLYDGNFKLWFSRALIFLVISCPCALVLSVPLTFFSSIGKGSKDGILIKGGNYLERLKNIDTVVFDKTGTLTKGSFKVTKIECLSGTERELLEYAKAGEFYSNHPIGKAILEYGDVNIFEWEIQGHNEKAGYGVNALYNGKEILVGSKRFLEGHDIEIELDESFGTVVYIAVDSKLIGRIFVEDEIKESSKKTIEELMGQGISVYMLTGDNKKTGLHMANLLGIDADKICTNLLPQDKVSKLEEIKLKSKKGTIFVGDGINDAPVLAMADVGISMGKIGSDIAIESSDIVLMNDDPYKVIEALELGKKNNQVVLENVGFALGVKVVVMVLGVLGIANLWLAIFADVGVSVLAVLNASKILKQKIVK; from the coding sequence ATGAAAAAAGAGTATGATATTATAAACCTTCATTGTGGAGGATGTGCGTCAAAGATTCAATATGAGTTAGATAGATTAGAAAATTTAAAGGATGTAAATGTAGATTTTTATACTAAAAAATTAAAATTTACTCTAATAAATAACCAGGATGAATCTGAACTTTTACAAAAATTAAATGAAATAGCAGATAAAGTTGAGCCAGGAACTTATTTTCAAAGTACTAGTTCTCAAGAGAAGTTTACTGAAGAGAACGACCACAATCATGTTCATTCACACGGACATTCTCATAGTGGAGAATTGGGTTCTAAGTTAGATTTAATTATTTTAACGGTAGGTGTCACTTTATTTGTTGTTGGTCTGACTTTACCTAAAAGTTTACAAAAAGATATAATTTTAATTATAGCTTATGGATTATCAGGATATGATATACTTTTTAATGCTTTAAAAAATATAAAAAGAGGAAAAGTTTTAGATGAAAACTTTTTAATGGGTATTGCTACAGTTGGAGCTTTAGGACTTGGAGATTTTGGAGAGGCTGCTGGAGTTATGATTTTTTATAAAATTGGAGAATTTTTCCAAGACATGGCGGTAAATAACTCTAAAAAATCTATAGAAAAATTGATGAGTATTAAACCAGAATTTGCAAATTTAAAAAATAAAAATGGAACTGTAGAGACTGTAAATCCATCAAAAGTTAATATAGGTGATATATTAATAGTTAAACCTGGAGAAAAAGTTCCTCTAGATGGAACAGTAGTAGTGGGATCAACAACACTAGATAAATCTGCATTAACTGGAGAATCAGTTCCAGTTGTGAGTGAAGTAGGAGATGAAGTTTTAAGTGGATCAATAAATATAGATGGAACAATAGAAATAAAAGTTACAAGACTTTATTCTGATTCAACAGTTAATAAAATAATAGAAATGGTTCAAAGTGCAGGTAGTAAAAAAGCCCATGCTGAAAAATTTATAACAAAATTTGCAAGATATTATACGCCGATAGTTGTATTTTTAGCAGTATCTATAGGATTGGGATTACCTTTATTGTATGATGGGAACTTTAAGCTATGGTTTAGTAGAGCACTAATATTTTTAGTAATTTCTTGTCCTTGTGCATTAGTATTATCTGTACCTTTAACATTCTTTAGTTCTATAGGAAAAGGATCGAAGGATGGAATTTTAATTAAGGGTGGAAATTATTTAGAAAGATTAAAAAATATAGATACTGTAGTATTTGATAAAACAGGAACTTTAACAAAGGGAAGTTTTAAAGTTACAAAAATCGAATGTTTAAGTGGAACAGAAAGAGAACTGTTAGAGTATGCAAAAGCTGGAGAATTTTATTCAAATCATCCAATAGGAAAAGCTATATTAGAATATGGAGATGTAAATATATTTGAATGGGAAATTCAAGGACATAATGAAAAGGCTGGATATGGTGTTAATGCACTTTATAATGGAAAAGAAATATTAGTGGGGAGTAAAAGATTTTTAGAAGGTCATGATATAGAGATTGAATTAGATGAATCTTTTGGAACAGTTGTTTATATAGCAGTGGATTCAAAGTTAATTGGAAGAATTTTTGTTGAGGATGAGATAAAAGAGAGTTCTAAAAAGACGATAGAGGAATTAATGGGACAAGGAATTTCTGTTTATATGTTAACTGGAGATAATAAAAAAACTGGATTACATATGGCGAATTTATTAGGAATAGATGCTGATAAAATTTGTACAAATTTATTACCACAAGATAAAGTTAGTAAATTAGAAGAAATAAAATTAAAAAGTAAGAAAGGAACTATATTTGTAGGAGATGGAATAAATGATGCACCTGTTTTAGCTATGGCAGATGTAGGAATATCTATGGGGAAAATAGGAAGTGATATAGCAATAGAAAGTTCAGATATAGTTTTAATGAATGATGATCCTTATAAAGTAATAGAAGCCTTAGAGTTAGGAAAGAAAAATAATCAGGTAGTATTAGAAAATGTAGGATTTGCATTAGGAGTTAAAGTAGTAGTTATGGTCTTAGGTGTTTTAGGAATTGCAAATTTATGGCTTGCAATTTTTGCAGATGTAGGAGTTTCAGTTTTAGCAGTTTTAAATGCATCAAAAATTTTAAAACAAAAAATAGTAAAGTAA